One Salvia splendens isolate huo1 chromosome 12, SspV2, whole genome shotgun sequence genomic window carries:
- the LOC121757263 gene encoding transcription factor MYB61-like: MGRHSCCYKQKLRKGLWSPEEDEKLIKHIAKFGHGCWSSVPKLAGLQRCGKSCRLRWINYLRPDLKRGTFSQEEENLIIELHAVLGNRWSQIAAQLPGRTDNEIKNLWNSSIKKKLRQRGIDPSTHKPLSEADSEDNKPSKNNDNKTSENSSDLTFADATDKPPHYPLLDNAAANSTQEFFLNRLVASHESSTATAKPSDISSFLSFQHLNYAATNIALSINPNASSIFSSDQFGAAAAPLLSSIPSRVNNNNNNNNNNSVAPFSVKFENWDARGSECGFFENNAFAWAAAEKVEAHAQSSESGINNPEDIKWSEYMQTPFNIQNQNLNQNLSAQDVYEGWQPQPQHQQAAAAEIYSKHFQAFGQYS, from the exons ATGGGCAGGCATTCTTGCTGCTACAAGCAGAAGCTCCGTAAAGGCCTCTGGTCTCCCGAGGAAGATGAAAAACTCATCAAACACATCGCCAAATTCGGCCACGGCTGCTGGAGCTCTGTCCCTAAACTCGCCG gGCTTCAACGGTGTGGAAAGAGCTGCAGGCTGAGGTGGATAAATTATTTGAGGCCTGATTTGAAAAGAGGCACATTTTCTCAAGAGGAGGAGAATTTGATCATTGAGCTGCATGCAGTTCTTGGCAACAG GTGGTCACAGATTGCGGCACAGCTGCCGGGAAGAACAGACAACGAGATAAAGAATCTTTGGAATTCGTCGATCAAGAAAAAGCTAAGGCAGAGGGGCATTGACCCGAGCACCCACAAGCCCCTGTCTGAGGCGGACAGCGAGGACAACAAACCCAGCAAAAACAACGACAACAAGACCTCTGAGAACTCCAGCGACCTCACCTTCGCCGACGCCACCGACAAACCCCCCCACTACCCGCTTCTCGACAACGCCGCCGCCAATTCCACTCAAGAATTCTTCCTCAACCGCTTAGTCGCCTCCCACGAGtcctccaccgccaccgccaaGCCCTCCGACATCTCATCATTCCTCTCCTTCCAGCACCTCAACTACGCCGCCACCAACATCGCCCTTTCCATCAACCCCAACGCCAGCAGCATCTTCTCCTCCGATCAATTCGGAGCGGCGGCGGCGCCTCTCCTCTCCTCAATTCCTAGCCGcgtcaacaacaacaacaacaacaataacaacAATTCAGTCGCCCCTTTCAGCGTCAAATTCGAAAACTGGGACGCGAGGGGAAGCGAGTGCGGCTTCTTCGAGAACAACGCGTTCGCGTGGGCGGCGGCGGAGAAGGTGGAGGCGCACGCGCAGTCTTCCGAGAGTGGGATTAATAATCCGGAGGATATAAAGTGGTCTGAGTATATGCAGACTCCTTTTAACATTCAAAATCAGAATCTAAATCAGAATCTCAGCGCACAGGATGTGTACGAGGGGTGGCAGCCGCAGCCGCAGCATCAGCAAGCCGCGGCCGCGGAGATATACAGCAAGCATTTCCAGGCGTTTGGACAGTATTCTTAA
- the LOC121757811 gene encoding rRNA 2'-O-methyltransferase fibrillarin-like produces the protein MGLLSSAIPDTPAARVETPVLTRGGSGSRGGGGRGGGGSRGTGHVGGRTGSGAGIPSGEGSGTGGSGGSGSGSNRGKPYTKDESIAVAKAWDAITSDPVVGTDQAEESFWRRVMFAYEKFKPDGAERRDPEQL, from the coding sequence atgggtctgctcagttctgCCATCCCAGATACGCCGGCAGCACGGGTGGAAACGCCCGTTCTGACCCGAGGAGGTAGCGGAAGTCGGGGCGGAGGCGGtaggggcggaggcggcagtcgtGGCACCGGCCACGTCGGTGGGCGCACGGGCAGCGGGGCCGGCATTCCGAGTGGCGAGGGCAGTGGCACTGGCGGTAGCGGTGGCTCTGGTTCTGGGTCCAACCGGGGCAAGCCATACACCAAAGAcgagagcattgccgtggcgaaggCTTGGGATGCTATCACTTCGGACCCCGTGGTGGGCACAGATCAGGCCGAGGAGAGCTTTTGGCGGCGAGTCATGTTTGCATATGAGAAGTTCAAACCCGACGGCGCCGAGAggcgcgacccagaacagctcTAG
- the LOC121759645 gene encoding pectin acetylesterase 10-like → MLAAAPLSSCIEVMERLTAFFLVVSGAFSLCKCGVAAAFQPQHETNVSLLESLHYLESMYGIANAAAPPNALMVGLTLIHGAAAKGAVCLDGTLPGYHYHRGFGSGANSWIVNLEGGGWCNNVRTCVYRKKTRRGSSNYFERQIAFTGILSDKAWENPDFYNWNRVKVRYCDGASFSGEGENRAAGLHFRGERIYHAAMDELMAKGMRNANQVLLAGCSAGGLAVILHCDRFRGLFPSSTKVKCLSDGGLFMDVPDVSGGHTLRNFFDGVVKLQGARRNLPGTCTNHRNPSSCFFPQNVINNIRTPLFILNAAYDAWQVQESLAPPSADPHGNWHLCRNNIGQCSASQIQFLQGFRTHILNQIRGFAASRQSGIFLNSCFTHCQSERQDTWYSNYSPKLGNKAIGKSVGDWYFDRANVKSIDCPYPCDRTCQNLQFH, encoded by the exons atgttagCTGCTGCTCCTTTGTCTTCTTGTATCGAGGTGATGGAGAGGCTTACCGCCTTCTTCCTTGTGGTTTCTGGTGCATTTTCTCTCTGCAAATGCGGAGTTGCGGCTGCCTTCCAACCTCAGCATGAAACAAATGTTTCCTTGTTGGAATCTCTTCATTATTTGGAATCTATGTATGGAATAGCTAATGCTGCTGCCCCTCCCAATGCTCTTATGGTGGGCCTTACTCTCATCCATGGAGCTGCTGCTAAAGGAGCTG TGTGTCTAGATGGAACATTGCCTGGTTACCACTATCATCGCGGATTCGGGTCTGGAGCAAATAGTTGGATTGTTAATTTAGAG GGTGGAGGGTGGTGCAACAATGTTAGGACGTGCGTTTATCGCAAGAAGACTCGTCGAGGGTCATCGAATTATTTTGAAAGGCAAATTGCATTTACTGGGATACTTAGTGATAAAGCTTGGGAAAATCCAG ATTTTTATAACTGGAATAGAGTAAAGGTACGATACTGTGATGGAGCCTCGTTTTCAGGGGAGGGTGAAAATAGG gCTGCAGGATTGCATTTTAGAGGGGAACGCATCTATCACGCTGCAATGGATGAACTGATGGCCAAAGGAATGCGCAATGCTAACCAA GTACTTCTGGCCGGTTGCTCTGCTGGTGGCCTAGCTGTTATTTTGCACTGCGACAGATTTAGAGGTTTATTTCCCTCAAGTACAAAAGTGAAGTGCCTGAGTGACGGTGGACTGTTTATGGATGT TCCAGATGTTTCCGGTGGACATACTTTGAGGAATTTCTTCGATGGTGTTGTTAAATTACAG gGTGCTAGAAGGAACCTACCAGGCACTTGTACCAACCACCGCAATCCATCGTCA TGTTTCTTTCCTCAGAATGTAATAAACAACATAAGAACCCCTCTCTTCATTCTAAATGCTGCCTATGATGCATGGCAG GTCCAAGAAAGCTTGGCTCCTCCATCAGCTGATCCCCATGGCAACTGGCATCTTTGTAGAAACAATATCGGTCAATGTTCAGCTTCACAGATCCAATTCTTGCAAG GTTTTAGGACTCACATACTGAACCAAATAAGAGGCTTTGCAGCATCAAGACAAAGTGGGATATTCTTAAATTCTTGTTTTACTCACTGTCAATCCGAGAGGCAGGATACATGGTATTCTAATTATTCTCCTAAACTCGGAAACAAG GCTATAGGGAAATCTGTTGGGGACTGGTACTTTGATCGAGCAAATGTGAAGTCGATCGACTGTCCCTATCCATGTGATAGAACTTGTCAAAACCTCCAATTCCATTGA
- the LOC121758940 gene encoding membrane-bound O-acyltransferase gup1 isoform X1, translating into MSVVLRSFASLTAGMKSSSWKRKELFVLVPYAVVFYAIVIRRSLQLSHDHHAKLYGLRPGWIFGRFTDATDAQWRNFRQNLPILTGVFGIFTLVANIIKRSFSLRAKGMSFYWIVVSLAYLFYLHEACILFIFGIASANFFLVKILGRTKYFLYGLWVFNLSFLLCNRIYEGYQFSSFGEHWAYLDDFRGTFRWHICFNFVVLRMISFGHDYHWTDQYTSVDDKKHIQRCDHCSTGKTCYLVLQERRVTNDKFSFPIYLCYLVYAPLYIAGPIITFNAFASQLDSPQNIYSSREVAWYGFRWVFCLSLMEFMTQFFYYNAFAISGLWKQLSPMDIFIIGYGVLNFMWLKFLLIWRYFRFWSLINGIVPPENMPRCINNCHNLESFWKNWHASFNKWLVRYVYIPLGGSQKKLLNVWVVFTFVAVWHDLEWKLLSWAWLTCVFFIPEMLIKSAASAFQAEGAFGEFIFRELRAAAGAVTITCLMVANLVGFVIGPSGINWLVSGFLQEGGLLTLGGLLVSFYVGTKLMFHIADAKQRKDKSR; encoded by the exons ATGTCAGTGGTGTTGCGCAGCTTTGCATCTTTG ACAGCAGGGATGAAAAGCAGTTCCTGGAAGCGGAAGGAGCTCTTCGTTCTCGTCCCATACGCCGTCGTTTTCTATGCCATCGTCATTCGTCGTTCTCTTCAGCTCTCCCATG ATCACCATGCAAAGCTATATGGTTTGCGCCCTGGTTGGATCTTCGGTCGCTTCACT GATGCTACAGATGCACAATGGAGAAATTTCAGGCAGAACTTACCAATTCTCACCGGTGTGTTTGGTATCTTTACATTGGTTGCTAATATCATCAAAAGATCATTTTCTTTGAGGGCGAAGGGAATGTCGTTCTACTGGATTGTGGTTTCTTTGGCATATTTATTTTACCTACACGAAGCCTG CatcttatttatatttggtattgCTTCAGCCAACTTTTTCCTTGTAAAG ATACTTGGAAGGACAAAATACTTCTTATATGGGCTCTGGGTTTTTAACTTATCATTTCTTTTATGTAATCGCATCTATGAGGGATATCAATTCTCTAGTTTTGG AGAACACTGGGCTTATTTGGATGACTTCCGCGGCACCTTCAGATGGCATATCTGCTTTAATTTTG TTGTTTTGCGTATGATAAGCTTTGGTCATGATTACCATTGGACTGATCAATACACTAGTGTTGATGACAAG AAGCATATTCAGCGGTGTGACCATTGTTCAACTGGCAAGACATGCTACCTGGTCTTACAG GAAAGAAGAGTAACAAATGACAAGTTCTCATTTCCAATATACTTGTGCTATTTGGTTTATGCTCCTCTTTACATTGCTGGACCAATCATTACCTTCAATGCATTTGCTTCACAG TTGGATTCTCCCCAGAACATATACTCATCTCGAGAAGTTGCTTGGTATGGATTCCGATGGGTATTTTGTCTTTCACTAATGGAATTCATGACACAGTTCTTTTACTATAATGCCTTTGCTATTAG TGGTTTGTGGAAACAATTGTCTCCAATGGACATCTTTATCATTGGATATGGA GTTCTAAACTTCATGTGGCTAAAATTTTTACTGATCTGGCGCTACTTCCGGTTCTGGTCACTG ATTAATGGCATTGTACCTCCAGAGAATATGCCGAGGTGCATAAACAATTGCCACAATTTGGAAAGTTTTTGGAAAAACTGGCATGCTTCATTCAACAAGTGGCTTGTTAG GTATGTTTATATACCTCTTGGGGGTTCCCAGAAGAAGCTGCTGAATGTTTGGGTTGTCTTCACCTTTGTAGCTGTGTGGCATGATCTAGAGTG GAAGCTTCTTTCTTGGGCGTGGTTGACATGTGTATTTTTTATACCAGAAATGCTGATAAAATCAGCAGCTAGCGCCTTTCAG GCTGAGGGAGCTTTTGGGGAATTTATTTTTCGTGAACTCCGTGCTGCTGCTGGTGCAGTAACAATTACTTGCCTGATG GTGGCTAATCTTGTCGGGTTTGTGATTGGCCCATCAGGCATTAATTGGTTGGTTTCTGGGTTCCTTCAGGAAGGAG GTCTGCTCACACTCGGTGGCTTGCTAGTTTCATTTTACGTCGGAACTAAG CTTATGTTTCACATCGCTGATGCTAAGCAAAGGAAGGACAAGAGTAGATGA
- the LOC121758940 gene encoding membrane-bound O-acyltransferase gup1 isoform X2 codes for MSVVLRSFASLTAGMKSSSWKRKELFVLVPYAVVFYAIVIRRSLQLSHDHHAKLYGLRPGWIFGRFTDATDAQWRNFRQNLPILTGVFGIFTLVANIIKRSFSLRAKGMSFYWIVVSLAYLFYLHEACILFIFGIASANFFLVKILGRTKYFLYGLWVFNLSFLLCNRIYEGYQFSSFGEHWAYLDDFRGTFRWHICFNFVVLRMISFGHDYHWTDQYTSVDDKHIQRCDHCSTGKTCYLVLQERRVTNDKFSFPIYLCYLVYAPLYIAGPIITFNAFASQLDSPQNIYSSREVAWYGFRWVFCLSLMEFMTQFFYYNAFAISGLWKQLSPMDIFIIGYGVLNFMWLKFLLIWRYFRFWSLINGIVPPENMPRCINNCHNLESFWKNWHASFNKWLVRYVYIPLGGSQKKLLNVWVVFTFVAVWHDLEWKLLSWAWLTCVFFIPEMLIKSAASAFQAEGAFGEFIFRELRAAAGAVTITCLMVANLVGFVIGPSGINWLVSGFLQEGGLLTLGGLLVSFYVGTKLMFHIADAKQRKDKSR; via the exons ATGTCAGTGGTGTTGCGCAGCTTTGCATCTTTG ACAGCAGGGATGAAAAGCAGTTCCTGGAAGCGGAAGGAGCTCTTCGTTCTCGTCCCATACGCCGTCGTTTTCTATGCCATCGTCATTCGTCGTTCTCTTCAGCTCTCCCATG ATCACCATGCAAAGCTATATGGTTTGCGCCCTGGTTGGATCTTCGGTCGCTTCACT GATGCTACAGATGCACAATGGAGAAATTTCAGGCAGAACTTACCAATTCTCACCGGTGTGTTTGGTATCTTTACATTGGTTGCTAATATCATCAAAAGATCATTTTCTTTGAGGGCGAAGGGAATGTCGTTCTACTGGATTGTGGTTTCTTTGGCATATTTATTTTACCTACACGAAGCCTG CatcttatttatatttggtattgCTTCAGCCAACTTTTTCCTTGTAAAG ATACTTGGAAGGACAAAATACTTCTTATATGGGCTCTGGGTTTTTAACTTATCATTTCTTTTATGTAATCGCATCTATGAGGGATATCAATTCTCTAGTTTTGG AGAACACTGGGCTTATTTGGATGACTTCCGCGGCACCTTCAGATGGCATATCTGCTTTAATTTTG TTGTTTTGCGTATGATAAGCTTTGGTCATGATTACCATTGGACTGATCAATACACTAGTGTTGATGACAAG CATATTCAGCGGTGTGACCATTGTTCAACTGGCAAGACATGCTACCTGGTCTTACAG GAAAGAAGAGTAACAAATGACAAGTTCTCATTTCCAATATACTTGTGCTATTTGGTTTATGCTCCTCTTTACATTGCTGGACCAATCATTACCTTCAATGCATTTGCTTCACAG TTGGATTCTCCCCAGAACATATACTCATCTCGAGAAGTTGCTTGGTATGGATTCCGATGGGTATTTTGTCTTTCACTAATGGAATTCATGACACAGTTCTTTTACTATAATGCCTTTGCTATTAG TGGTTTGTGGAAACAATTGTCTCCAATGGACATCTTTATCATTGGATATGGA GTTCTAAACTTCATGTGGCTAAAATTTTTACTGATCTGGCGCTACTTCCGGTTCTGGTCACTG ATTAATGGCATTGTACCTCCAGAGAATATGCCGAGGTGCATAAACAATTGCCACAATTTGGAAAGTTTTTGGAAAAACTGGCATGCTTCATTCAACAAGTGGCTTGTTAG GTATGTTTATATACCTCTTGGGGGTTCCCAGAAGAAGCTGCTGAATGTTTGGGTTGTCTTCACCTTTGTAGCTGTGTGGCATGATCTAGAGTG GAAGCTTCTTTCTTGGGCGTGGTTGACATGTGTATTTTTTATACCAGAAATGCTGATAAAATCAGCAGCTAGCGCCTTTCAG GCTGAGGGAGCTTTTGGGGAATTTATTTTTCGTGAACTCCGTGCTGCTGCTGGTGCAGTAACAATTACTTGCCTGATG GTGGCTAATCTTGTCGGGTTTGTGATTGGCCCATCAGGCATTAATTGGTTGGTTTCTGGGTTCCTTCAGGAAGGAG GTCTGCTCACACTCGGTGGCTTGCTAGTTTCATTTTACGTCGGAACTAAG CTTATGTTTCACATCGCTGATGCTAAGCAAAGGAAGGACAAGAGTAGATGA
- the LOC121758940 gene encoding membrane-bound O-acyltransferase gup1 isoform X3, whose amino-acid sequence MKSSSWKRKELFVLVPYAVVFYAIVIRRSLQLSHDHHAKLYGLRPGWIFGRFTDATDAQWRNFRQNLPILTGVFGIFTLVANIIKRSFSLRAKGMSFYWIVVSLAYLFYLHEACILFIFGIASANFFLVKILGRTKYFLYGLWVFNLSFLLCNRIYEGYQFSSFGEHWAYLDDFRGTFRWHICFNFVVLRMISFGHDYHWTDQYTSVDDKKHIQRCDHCSTGKTCYLVLQERRVTNDKFSFPIYLCYLVYAPLYIAGPIITFNAFASQLDSPQNIYSSREVAWYGFRWVFCLSLMEFMTQFFYYNAFAISGLWKQLSPMDIFIIGYGVLNFMWLKFLLIWRYFRFWSLINGIVPPENMPRCINNCHNLESFWKNWHASFNKWLVRYVYIPLGGSQKKLLNVWVVFTFVAVWHDLEWKLLSWAWLTCVFFIPEMLIKSAASAFQAEGAFGEFIFRELRAAAGAVTITCLMVANLVGFVIGPSGINWLVSGFLQEGGLLTLGGLLVSFYVGTKLMFHIADAKQRKDKSR is encoded by the exons ATGAAAAGCAGTTCCTGGAAGCGGAAGGAGCTCTTCGTTCTCGTCCCATACGCCGTCGTTTTCTATGCCATCGTCATTCGTCGTTCTCTTCAGCTCTCCCATG ATCACCATGCAAAGCTATATGGTTTGCGCCCTGGTTGGATCTTCGGTCGCTTCACT GATGCTACAGATGCACAATGGAGAAATTTCAGGCAGAACTTACCAATTCTCACCGGTGTGTTTGGTATCTTTACATTGGTTGCTAATATCATCAAAAGATCATTTTCTTTGAGGGCGAAGGGAATGTCGTTCTACTGGATTGTGGTTTCTTTGGCATATTTATTTTACCTACACGAAGCCTG CatcttatttatatttggtattgCTTCAGCCAACTTTTTCCTTGTAAAG ATACTTGGAAGGACAAAATACTTCTTATATGGGCTCTGGGTTTTTAACTTATCATTTCTTTTATGTAATCGCATCTATGAGGGATATCAATTCTCTAGTTTTGG AGAACACTGGGCTTATTTGGATGACTTCCGCGGCACCTTCAGATGGCATATCTGCTTTAATTTTG TTGTTTTGCGTATGATAAGCTTTGGTCATGATTACCATTGGACTGATCAATACACTAGTGTTGATGACAAG AAGCATATTCAGCGGTGTGACCATTGTTCAACTGGCAAGACATGCTACCTGGTCTTACAG GAAAGAAGAGTAACAAATGACAAGTTCTCATTTCCAATATACTTGTGCTATTTGGTTTATGCTCCTCTTTACATTGCTGGACCAATCATTACCTTCAATGCATTTGCTTCACAG TTGGATTCTCCCCAGAACATATACTCATCTCGAGAAGTTGCTTGGTATGGATTCCGATGGGTATTTTGTCTTTCACTAATGGAATTCATGACACAGTTCTTTTACTATAATGCCTTTGCTATTAG TGGTTTGTGGAAACAATTGTCTCCAATGGACATCTTTATCATTGGATATGGA GTTCTAAACTTCATGTGGCTAAAATTTTTACTGATCTGGCGCTACTTCCGGTTCTGGTCACTG ATTAATGGCATTGTACCTCCAGAGAATATGCCGAGGTGCATAAACAATTGCCACAATTTGGAAAGTTTTTGGAAAAACTGGCATGCTTCATTCAACAAGTGGCTTGTTAG GTATGTTTATATACCTCTTGGGGGTTCCCAGAAGAAGCTGCTGAATGTTTGGGTTGTCTTCACCTTTGTAGCTGTGTGGCATGATCTAGAGTG GAAGCTTCTTTCTTGGGCGTGGTTGACATGTGTATTTTTTATACCAGAAATGCTGATAAAATCAGCAGCTAGCGCCTTTCAG GCTGAGGGAGCTTTTGGGGAATTTATTTTTCGTGAACTCCGTGCTGCTGCTGGTGCAGTAACAATTACTTGCCTGATG GTGGCTAATCTTGTCGGGTTTGTGATTGGCCCATCAGGCATTAATTGGTTGGTTTCTGGGTTCCTTCAGGAAGGAG GTCTGCTCACACTCGGTGGCTTGCTAGTTTCATTTTACGTCGGAACTAAG CTTATGTTTCACATCGCTGATGCTAAGCAAAGGAAGGACAAGAGTAGATGA
- the LOC121758940 gene encoding membrane-bound O-acyltransferase gup1 isoform X4 produces MSFYWIVVSLAYLFYLHEACILFIFGIASANFFLVKILGRTKYFLYGLWVFNLSFLLCNRIYEGYQFSSFGEHWAYLDDFRGTFRWHICFNFVVLRMISFGHDYHWTDQYTSVDDKKHIQRCDHCSTGKTCYLVLQERRVTNDKFSFPIYLCYLVYAPLYIAGPIITFNAFASQLDSPQNIYSSREVAWYGFRWVFCLSLMEFMTQFFYYNAFAISGLWKQLSPMDIFIIGYGVLNFMWLKFLLIWRYFRFWSLINGIVPPENMPRCINNCHNLESFWKNWHASFNKWLVRYVYIPLGGSQKKLLNVWVVFTFVAVWHDLEWKLLSWAWLTCVFFIPEMLIKSAASAFQAEGAFGEFIFRELRAAAGAVTITCLMVANLVGFVIGPSGINWLVSGFLQEGGLLTLGGLLVSFYVGTKLMFHIADAKQRKDKSR; encoded by the exons ATGTCGTTCTACTGGATTGTGGTTTCTTTGGCATATTTATTTTACCTACACGAAGCCTG CatcttatttatatttggtattgCTTCAGCCAACTTTTTCCTTGTAAAG ATACTTGGAAGGACAAAATACTTCTTATATGGGCTCTGGGTTTTTAACTTATCATTTCTTTTATGTAATCGCATCTATGAGGGATATCAATTCTCTAGTTTTGG AGAACACTGGGCTTATTTGGATGACTTCCGCGGCACCTTCAGATGGCATATCTGCTTTAATTTTG TTGTTTTGCGTATGATAAGCTTTGGTCATGATTACCATTGGACTGATCAATACACTAGTGTTGATGACAAG AAGCATATTCAGCGGTGTGACCATTGTTCAACTGGCAAGACATGCTACCTGGTCTTACAG GAAAGAAGAGTAACAAATGACAAGTTCTCATTTCCAATATACTTGTGCTATTTGGTTTATGCTCCTCTTTACATTGCTGGACCAATCATTACCTTCAATGCATTTGCTTCACAG TTGGATTCTCCCCAGAACATATACTCATCTCGAGAAGTTGCTTGGTATGGATTCCGATGGGTATTTTGTCTTTCACTAATGGAATTCATGACACAGTTCTTTTACTATAATGCCTTTGCTATTAG TGGTTTGTGGAAACAATTGTCTCCAATGGACATCTTTATCATTGGATATGGA GTTCTAAACTTCATGTGGCTAAAATTTTTACTGATCTGGCGCTACTTCCGGTTCTGGTCACTG ATTAATGGCATTGTACCTCCAGAGAATATGCCGAGGTGCATAAACAATTGCCACAATTTGGAAAGTTTTTGGAAAAACTGGCATGCTTCATTCAACAAGTGGCTTGTTAG GTATGTTTATATACCTCTTGGGGGTTCCCAGAAGAAGCTGCTGAATGTTTGGGTTGTCTTCACCTTTGTAGCTGTGTGGCATGATCTAGAGTG GAAGCTTCTTTCTTGGGCGTGGTTGACATGTGTATTTTTTATACCAGAAATGCTGATAAAATCAGCAGCTAGCGCCTTTCAG GCTGAGGGAGCTTTTGGGGAATTTATTTTTCGTGAACTCCGTGCTGCTGCTGGTGCAGTAACAATTACTTGCCTGATG GTGGCTAATCTTGTCGGGTTTGTGATTGGCCCATCAGGCATTAATTGGTTGGTTTCTGGGTTCCTTCAGGAAGGAG GTCTGCTCACACTCGGTGGCTTGCTAGTTTCATTTTACGTCGGAACTAAG CTTATGTTTCACATCGCTGATGCTAAGCAAAGGAAGGACAAGAGTAGATGA